The Camelina sativa cultivar DH55 chromosome 14, Cs, whole genome shotgun sequence genome includes a window with the following:
- the LOC104738974 gene encoding uncharacterized protein LOC104738974 isoform X3 has translation MLKSEASLSSYCDPVTVVIDENLERTVTIGDSIDGGEFSFAKLKEEEEEEDCGEGDEEVVIKKLGVGDRDEQGYGIERPPSPSMHLAAGLGIDKFDLYVDEIKFDLPGFADENCGDYYKGMLEEYPLHPLLLNNYANFLEYKGDLSGAEEYYHKCTVVEPCDGFALANYGRLVMKLHKDEAKAMSYFERAVQASPEDSNVLGAYASFLWEINDDEEEDSLTGQGKEEVEPDAAEKSSSSLSKTEDGETLCRYAKAFWTINGDHEKALVYFEKAVEASPNDSIILGEYARFLWEIEE, from the exons ATGCTGAAGAGTGAGGCATCTCTCTCGAGTTACTGCGATCCCGTTACTGTAGTAATCGATGAGAATCTGGAGAGAACTGTTACGATTGGTGATTCCATTGACGGCGGCGAGTTCAGTTTTGCGAAactcaaggaagaagaagaagaagaagactgtggTGAAGGTGATGAAGAGGTTGTTATTAAGAAGCTAGGGGTTGGTGACAGAGATGAACAAGGTTATGGGATTGAAAGACCACCAAGTCCTTCTATGCATTTAGCTGCAGGGTTAGGGATCGATAAGTTTGATTTGTATGTTGATGAGATCAAATTTGATTTGCCCGGTTTTGCTGATGAGAATTGTGGTGATTACTACAAAGGCATGCTCGAGGAGTATCCATTGCATCCTTTGCTTCTCAATAACTATGCCAACTTCTTGGAG TATAAAGGAGATCTTAGTGGAGCAGAAgagtattatcataaatgtACTGTAGTTGAGCCTTGTGATGGATTTGCTTTAGCAAACTATGGTAGATTAGTAATGAAGCTTCACAAAGATGAAGCTAAAGCCATGAGCTACTTTGAACGCGCTGTTCAAGCATCCCCTGAGGATAG TAATGTTCTTGGGGCATATGCTAGTTTCCTCTGGGAGAtaaatgatgatgaggaggaggactCTCTAACCGgacaaggaaaagaagaagttgag CCTGATGCAGCGGAAAAAAGCAGCTCAAGCTTGTCAAAGACAGAAGATGGAGAAACGCTCTGCAGATACGCGAAAGCGTTCTGGACTATTAATGGTGACCATGAGAAGGCATTGGTCTATTTCGAGAAGGCCGTTGAAGCCTCTCCGAATGACAG CATTATTCTTGGAGAGTATGCTCGGTTCCTATGGGAAATCGAAGAATGA
- the LOC104738974 gene encoding uncharacterized protein LOC104738974 isoform X1 — protein MLKSEASLSSYCDPVTVVIDENLERTVTIGDSIDGGEFSFAKLKEEEEEEDCGEGDEEVVIKKLGVGDRDEQGYGIERPPSPSMHLAAGLGIDKFDLYVDEIKFDLPGFADENCGDYYKGMLEEYPLHPLLLNNYANFLEYKGDLSGAEEYYHKCTVVEPCDGFALANYGRLVMKLHKDEAKAMSYFERAVQASPEDSNVLGAYASFLWEINDDEEEDSLTGQGKEEVEAFSIQVSDVEFCSIVPGKKKPDAAEKSSSSLSKTEDGETLCRYAKAFWTINGDHEKALVYFEKAVEASPNDSIILGEYARFLWEIEE, from the exons ATGCTGAAGAGTGAGGCATCTCTCTCGAGTTACTGCGATCCCGTTACTGTAGTAATCGATGAGAATCTGGAGAGAACTGTTACGATTGGTGATTCCATTGACGGCGGCGAGTTCAGTTTTGCGAAactcaaggaagaagaagaagaagaagactgtggTGAAGGTGATGAAGAGGTTGTTATTAAGAAGCTAGGGGTTGGTGACAGAGATGAACAAGGTTATGGGATTGAAAGACCACCAAGTCCTTCTATGCATTTAGCTGCAGGGTTAGGGATCGATAAGTTTGATTTGTATGTTGATGAGATCAAATTTGATTTGCCCGGTTTTGCTGATGAGAATTGTGGTGATTACTACAAAGGCATGCTCGAGGAGTATCCATTGCATCCTTTGCTTCTCAATAACTATGCCAACTTCTTGGAG TATAAAGGAGATCTTAGTGGAGCAGAAgagtattatcataaatgtACTGTAGTTGAGCCTTGTGATGGATTTGCTTTAGCAAACTATGGTAGATTAGTAATGAAGCTTCACAAAGATGAAGCTAAAGCCATGAGCTACTTTGAACGCGCTGTTCAAGCATCCCCTGAGGATAG TAATGTTCTTGGGGCATATGCTAGTTTCCTCTGGGAGAtaaatgatgatgaggaggaggactCTCTAACCGgacaaggaaaagaagaagttgag GCTTTTTCGATTCAAGTCTCTGATGTTGAGTTTTGTTCTATTGTCCCCGGAAAGAAAAAGCCTGATGCAGCGGAAAAAAGCAGCTCAAGCTTGTCAAAGACAGAAGATGGAGAAACGCTCTGCAGATACGCGAAAGCGTTCTGGACTATTAATGGTGACCATGAGAAGGCATTGGTCTATTTCGAGAAGGCCGTTGAAGCCTCTCCGAATGACAG CATTATTCTTGGAGAGTATGCTCGGTTCCTATGGGAAATCGAAGAATGA
- the LOC104738974 gene encoding uncharacterized protein LOC104738974 isoform X2, which translates to MLKSEASLSSYCDPVTVVIDENLERTVTIGDSIDGGEFSFAKLKEEEEEEDCGEGDEEVVIKKLGVGDRDEQGYGIERPPSPSMHLAAGLGIDKFDLYVDEIKFDLPGFADENCGDYYKGMLEEYPLHPLLLNNYANFLEYKGDLSGAEEYYHKCTVVEPCDGFALANYGRLVMKLHKDEAKAMSYFERAVQASPEDSNVLGAYASFLWEINDDEEEDSLTGQGKEEVEKKPDAAEKSSSSLSKTEDGETLCRYAKAFWTINGDHEKALVYFEKAVEASPNDSIILGEYARFLWEIEE; encoded by the exons ATGCTGAAGAGTGAGGCATCTCTCTCGAGTTACTGCGATCCCGTTACTGTAGTAATCGATGAGAATCTGGAGAGAACTGTTACGATTGGTGATTCCATTGACGGCGGCGAGTTCAGTTTTGCGAAactcaaggaagaagaagaagaagaagactgtggTGAAGGTGATGAAGAGGTTGTTATTAAGAAGCTAGGGGTTGGTGACAGAGATGAACAAGGTTATGGGATTGAAAGACCACCAAGTCCTTCTATGCATTTAGCTGCAGGGTTAGGGATCGATAAGTTTGATTTGTATGTTGATGAGATCAAATTTGATTTGCCCGGTTTTGCTGATGAGAATTGTGGTGATTACTACAAAGGCATGCTCGAGGAGTATCCATTGCATCCTTTGCTTCTCAATAACTATGCCAACTTCTTGGAG TATAAAGGAGATCTTAGTGGAGCAGAAgagtattatcataaatgtACTGTAGTTGAGCCTTGTGATGGATTTGCTTTAGCAAACTATGGTAGATTAGTAATGAAGCTTCACAAAGATGAAGCTAAAGCCATGAGCTACTTTGAACGCGCTGTTCAAGCATCCCCTGAGGATAG TAATGTTCTTGGGGCATATGCTAGTTTCCTCTGGGAGAtaaatgatgatgaggaggaggactCTCTAACCGgacaaggaaaagaagaagttgag AAAAAGCCTGATGCAGCGGAAAAAAGCAGCTCAAGCTTGTCAAAGACAGAAGATGGAGAAACGCTCTGCAGATACGCGAAAGCGTTCTGGACTATTAATGGTGACCATGAGAAGGCATTGGTCTATTTCGAGAAGGCCGTTGAAGCCTCTCCGAATGACAG CATTATTCTTGGAGAGTATGCTCGGTTCCTATGGGAAATCGAAGAATGA
- the LOC104738975 gene encoding uncharacterized protein LOC104738975, with product MSMMFPSFQLLELNIISAQDLAPVARKTKTYAVAWVHSERKLTTRVDYNGGTNPTWNDKFVFRVNEEFLYADTSAVVIEIYALHWFRDVHVGTVRVLISNLIPPNRRPGYRTSNNEYRRTPPPGMRFVALQVRRTSGRPQGILNIGVGLLDGSMRSMPLYTHMDSSAVGYRDLLGEEDHHLQHLHLNSNKGSSKNPQSPSSRQFQSVISRPELRRTKSDSSSMVVSDLLSRAERSRLANRQPASALVSSESETSPATTNSDDKKLNGYSTSNKNPKIPKKRYDSIESDLIDPSPMEKYHVEAPRRDRQKVMPYGSNHQSRKTPKNKTMYEKQRSVKEYDRGQSSPYLSRHGTPLRSNIIASTPMRPNGVGSTPMRSNIIAMSPMHPNMVGSTTMRTPMRLNMAGSTPMRSNIIGSTPMRSNYMATPMKTHHDFGTPMRNFAGRRILTESELGPSPSEVAEKLANNRSHETESSILSEWSIDESSIEGLRSKLDRWRMELPPLYDIGSSQISSSDYDGASVPAATAGGGMSSRRKTPAVKKHNRRHTDGGNGPFSCFSKICGVECSFVCGGGGPVDYDGSTKKGGAGRMHRTYSADDLSFV from the coding sequence ATGTCAATGATGTTCCCATCGTTTCAATTGCTAGAGTTGAACATAATCTCAGCACAAGACTTGGCTCCCGTGGCCCGCAAGACGAAAACTTACGCGGTGGCTTGGGTTCACTCTGAACGCAAACTCACCACCCGCGTTGATTACAACGGTGGAACAAACCCAACTTGGAACGATAAATTTGTGTTTAGAGTCAACGAGGAGTTTTTATACGCCGACACATCCGCCGTTGTTATCGAGATCTACGCATTGCATTGGTTTCGAGATGTTCACGTAGGTACAGTTCGTGTCCTCATTAGCAATCTCATTCCTCCTAATCGTCGTCCTGGATATCGAACCAGCAACAATGAGTACCGTCGCACCCCACCTCCAGGAATGAGATTTGTTGCACTTCAGGTTCGTCGTACTTCAGGCCGACCTCAAGGGATTTTGAACATTGGTGTTGGATTGCTTGACGGTTCAATGCGAAGTATGCCGCTTTATACGCATATGGATTCTTCTGCTGTGGGATACAGAGATTTGCTTGGAGAAGAGGATCATCATCTACAACATTTGCATTTAAACAGCAATAAAGGGAGCTCAAAGAATCCACAATCTCCTTCTTCGAGACAGTTTCAGTCTGTAATCTCAAGGCCTGAACTCCGTCGTACTAAAAGTGATTCAAGTTCCATGGTAGTTTCAGATCTTCTCAGTAGAGCTGAACGAAGCCGTTTGGCTAATAGACAACCAGCAAGCGCATTGGTGAGCAGTGAATCTGAAACTTCACCCGCCACTACAAATTCTGATGATAAAAAATTGAATGGATATTCTACTTCTAACAAAAATCCTAAGATTCCAAAGAAGAGGTATGATTCGATCGAATCGGACCTCATAGATCCATCACCGATGGAGAAATACCATGTGGAGGCACCAAGAAGGGACAGACAAAAAGTCATGCCTTATGGTTCAAACCATCAATCACgtaaaacaccaaaaaacaaGACAATGTATGAGAAACAAAGATCGGTGAAGGAGTACGATCGTGGTCAAAGTTCTCCGTACTTATCAAGGCATGGAACGCCATTGAGATCAAACATCATCGCATCCACTCCGATGCGACCTAATGGAGTTGGATCAACTCCGATGCGATCCAACATCATCGCAATGTCACCAATGCATCCCAACATGGTTGGATCAACTACAATGCGAACTCCCATGAGGTTAAACATGGCTGGATCAACTCCAATGAGGTCAAACATTATCGGATCTACACCAATGCGATCAAACTACATGGCTACACCGATGAAAACTCATCATGATTTTGGTACACCAATGAGAAACTTTGCCGGAAGAAGAATATTAACTGAATCAGAGTTAGGTCCATCGCCATCAGAAGTGGCTGAGAAATTGGCAAACAATAGGTCGCACGAAACAGAGAGCTCAATACTCAGCGAATGGAGTATCGACGAATCTAGCATTGAAGGATTACGTTCCAAGCTCGATAGATGGCGGATGGAGCTTCCACCATTATATGACATTGGATCAAGCCAAATAAGCAGCAGTGATTATGATGGTGCGAGCGTCCCCGCTGCAACCGCCGGTGGAGGAATGAGTTCAAGGCGGAAAACTCCAGCAGTAAAAAAACATAACCGCCGTCACACTGACGGAGGTAATGGGCCTTTTTCATGTTTTAGTAAGATTTGTGGTGTGGAATGCAGTTTTGTTTGCGGTGGTGGTGGACCTGTCGACTATGATGGGTCAACTAAGAAAGGTGGAGCCGGGCGCATGCATCGCACGTATTCTGCTGATGATCTGAGCtttgtgtaa
- the LOC104738977 gene encoding auxin-responsive protein IAA12 — translation MRGGSELELGKKSNNVPAESEQLELGLGLSLGGGAWRERGRILTAKDFPSVGSKRAADSSSSHQGASPPRSSQVVGWPPIGSHRMNSLVNNQATKAAKSEEEDGKKKVVKNDELKDVSVKVNGKVQGLGFVKVNMDGVGIGRKVDMRSHSSYENLAQTLEEMFFGMTGTTCRENAKPLRLLDGSSDFVLTYEDKEGDWMLVGDVPWRMFINSVKRLRIMGTSEANGLAPRHQEQKERHPV, via the exons ATGCGTGGTGGGTCAGAATTGGAGTTGGGGAAGAAGAGTAATAATGTTCCGGCTGAGAGTGAGCAGCTGGAATTGGGATTAGGGCTCAGCCTCGGGGGTGGCGCGTGGAGAGAGCGTGGTAGGATTCTTACGGCTAAGGATTTTCCTTCTGTTGGCTCTAAACGCGCTGCTGACTCTTCCTCCTCTCACCAAGGAGCTTCTCCTCCTCGTTCAAG TCAAGTGGTGGGATGGCCACCAATTGGGTCACACAGGATGAACAGTTTGGTTAATAACCAAGCTACGAAGGCGGCAAaatccgaagaagaagatgggaagaAGAAAGTGGTGAAGAATGATGAGCTCAAAGATGTGTCAGTGAAGGTGAATGGGAAAGttcagggtttagggtttgttaaGGTGAATATGGATGGTGTTGGTATAGGCAGAAAAGTGGATATGAGATCTCATTCGTCTTACGAAAACTTGGCTCAGACGCTTGAGGAAATGTTCTTCGGAATGACAG GTACAACTTGTCGAGAAAATGCTAAACCTCTAAGGCTTTTAGATGGATCTTCAGACTTTGTACTTACTTATGAAGATAAGGAAGGAGATTGGATGCTTGTGGGCGATGTTCCGTGGAg aatgtttaTCAACTCGGTGAAAAGGCTGCGGATCATGGGAACCTCAGAAGCTAATGGACTtg CACCAAGACATCAAGAACAGAAGGAGAGACACCCTGTTTAG
- the LOC104762365 gene encoding uncharacterized protein LOC104762365, translating to MDHHHHNHWRMRFSFKNATIALTVVNVLIFLFLLQGFFTSSSSSSSSSSRRIVSAQLRYIKEAEEIRLKMQPLELIKRVREIEQEASGGQETEQQKDVKQTTAVDLSKRLKDFRALNDASSLKALEEWRKRKMERARQRDLEKTGGASSIKT from the exons atggatcatcatcatcacaatcatTGGCGTATGAGGTTCTCGTTCAAGAACGCCACAATTGCTCTCACTGTCGTCAACgttctcatcttcctcttcctccttcaGGGATTTttcacttcctcctcctcttcttcttcttcttcctctcgccggATCGTTTCAG CTCAGCTTCGGTACATCAAGGAAGCTGAAGAGATTAGGCTAAAGATGCAACCTTTAGAGCTCATCAAAAGA GTCCGAGAAATAGAACAGGAGGCATCCGGGGGACAAGAAACCGAGCAGCAGAAAGATGTGAAGCAGACTACAGCTGTTGATCTCTCTAAACGCCTCAAGGACTTCCGTGCGCTAAACGATGCATCAAGCTTGAAAG CATTGGAAGAATGGCGAAAGCGGAAAATGGAACGAGCAAGGCAACGGGATCTTGAGAAAACCGGAGGAGCTTCGTCCATCAAAACATAA
- the LOC104738979 gene encoding uncharacterized protein LOC104738979 gives MATTVGRNIAAPLLFLNLVMYLIVLGFASWCINRYINGQTHHPSFGGNGATPLFLTFSILAAVIGITSKLAGANHIRFWRNDSLAAAGSTSIVAWAVTALAMGLACKQINIGGWRGWRLKMIEAFIIILTFTQLLYLMLIHAGSLSSKYGPGYRDQDYATGQGHGHVPHTAGEHKAGVGTTMAL, from the exons ATGGCGACGACAGTGGGAAGAAACATAGCAGCACCATTGCTGTTCTTGAATCTGGTTATGTACCTGATTGTGCTTGGTTTTGCAAGTTGGTGTATCAATAGATACATCAACGGCCAAACCCACCACCCaa GTTTTGGAGGCAACGGAGCAACGCCGCTCTTCTTGACGTTTTCCATATTGGCGGCAGTGATAGGGATAACATCGAAGTTGGCCGGAGCTAATCATATTAGGTTTTGGAGAAACGATAGTCTCGCCGCTGCCGGGTCTACTTCCATCGTTGCATGGGCCGTCACAGCTCTAGCCATGGG GTTGGCATGCAAGCAAATAAACATAGGAGGGTGGAGAGGATGGAGATTGAAGATGATTGAAGCCTTCATTATAATCTTGACGTTCACCCAACTGCTCTACCTCATGTTGATCCATGCCGGTTCACTTAGCAGCAAATATGGTCCCGGCTACAGAGACCAAGATTATGCTACAGGCCAAGGTCATGGTCATGTACCACACACTGCTGGCGAGCACAAGGCTGGTGTTGGAACTACTATGGCCCTTTAA
- the LOC104738980 gene encoding probable folate-biopterin transporter 8, chloroplastic isoform X1, with protein MINPLLSIIQNSPTKFLKPPLSFVSRQQQEQRQRKNNNTLFTVDTKPRRATTFACLSISRRRNNDGGVSESGETAARFEQVGGKKAISILCGLGYWVQGSRCFPWLALNFHMVHTLALQPSTLQLVQYSCLLPMVAKPLYGVLSDVLYIGSGRRVPYIAIGAFLQVLAWGSMGIFQGAREVLPSLIAFVLLSNLGASITEVAKDALVAEYGLRYRINGLQSYALMASAAGGVLGNLLGGYLLLTAPPKFSFLVFSGLLALQLVVSLSSKEESFDLPRIVETSSVLDSVKKQLSNLTQAIQADEISQPLIWAAVSIAMVPLLSGSVFCYQTQVLNLEPSVIGSSKVIGQLMLLGLTVVYDRYLKTLPMRPLIHIIQLSYGLSILLDFILVKQINLRLGISNEVYVLCFSSLAEILAQFKILPFAVRLASMCPRGCEGSVTSFLASALCLSQIVSAFLGVGLANLIGITSSNYSNLSSGILIQSLAALIPLCFLHFVPMSEPVIEKEGKRGISKRSRRNRRVGRVVDKEIVAYRRERESEETQR; from the exons ATGATAAATCCATTGTTATCAATAATCCAAAACTCCCCAACCAAGTTCTTGAAACCACCACTTTCTTTCGTTAGCAGGCAACAACAAGAACAGAGGCAGAGGAAGAACAATAATACCCTTTTCACGGTGGATACCAAACCAAGAAGAGCGACGACATTCGCGTGTCTCTCcataagcagaagaagaaacaacgaTGGTGGTGTGTCTGAATCTGGAGAAACGGCGGCGAGGTTTGAACAAGTGGGTGGTAAAAAAGCAATCTCGATTTTGTGTGGGTTAGGTTATTGGGTACAAGGGTCAAGATGTTTCCCATGGCTTGCACTTAACTTCCATATGGTTCACACCCTCGCACTCCAACCATCCACGCTTCAGCTTGTGCAATACTCTTGCCTTCTTCCCATGGTCGCTAAACCTCTCTACGGTGTTCTCTCAGATGTTCTTTACATCGGAAGTGGTCGTAGAGTTCCTTACATCGCCATTGGAG CTTTTCTACAGGTCTTAGCATGGGGTTCAATGGGAATATTCCAAGGAGCTAGAGAAGTCCTTCCTTCTCTCATTGCGTTTGTCCTGCTAAGTAACCTTGGAGCATCCATCACCGAGGTTGCAAAAGACGCTCTTGTTGCGGAATATGGTCTGAGATACCGAATCAACGGTCTCCAGTCTTATGCGCTCATGGCTTCAGCAGCTGGTGGAGTCCTTGGAAACTTACTTGGAGGATATCTCTTACTCACAGCACCTCCTAAGTTCTCCTTTCTTGTTTTCAGTGGTTTGTTGGCTCTGCAGCTCGTTGTTTCTTTATCTTCCAAAGAAGAATCTTTCGACTTACCACGGATAGTAGAGACAAGCTCGGTTTTAGACAGTGTCAAGAAACAGTTATCAAATCTGACGCAAGCAATTCAGGCGGATGAGATCTCTCAGCCTTTGATTTGGGCAGCAGTATCCATTGCCATGGTCCCTCTTCTCTCAGGTTCAGTCTTCTGTTACCAAACTCAAGTTCTAAATCTAGAGCCTTCGGTTATAGGATCGTCGAAAGTTATTGGACAGTTGATGCTTCTTGGTCTAACCGTGGTCTATGATCGCTACTTGAAGACACTTCCCATGAGACCACTGATCCATATCATCCAACTCTCGTACGGTTTGTCCATTCTCCTCGACTTCATCTTGGTGAAGCAAATAAATCTACGGTTGGGAATCTCCAACGAGGTTTATGTGCTGTGTTTTTCCAGCTTGGCAGAGATCCTAGCACAGTTCAAGATCCTTCCCTTTGCAGTCAGATTAGCCAGTATGTGTCCACGAGGGTGTGAAGGATCAGTCACATCATTCCTTGCTTCAGCTCTGTGTCTATCACAGATAGTTAGCGCATTCCTAGGCGTGGGATTGGCTAATCTGATTGGTATAACATCAAGTAACTACTCAAACCTGTCTTCAGGGATTCTTATACAGTCCCTAGCAGCTTTGATACCTTTGTGCTTCCTACACTTTGTCCCAATGTCGGAACCTGTGATTGAGAAAGAAGGCAAGAGAGGTATAAGTAAAAGAAGCAGGAGAAACAGACGTGTTGGCAGAGTAGTAGATAAAGAAATCGTTGCGTATCGACGGGAAAGAGAATCAGAAGAAACACAAAGATAG
- the LOC104738980 gene encoding probable folate-biopterin transporter 8, chloroplastic isoform X2 — translation MFFTSEVVVEFLTSPLEVLAWGSMGIFQGAREVLPSLIAFVLLSNLGASITEVAKDALVAEYGLRYRINGLQSYALMASAAGGVLGNLLGGYLLLTAPPKFSFLVFSGLLALQLVVSLSSKEESFDLPRIVETSSVLDSVKKQLSNLTQAIQADEISQPLIWAAVSIAMVPLLSGSVFCYQTQVLNLEPSVIGSSKVIGQLMLLGLTVVYDRYLKTLPMRPLIHIIQLSYGLSILLDFILVKQINLRLGISNEVYVLCFSSLAEILAQFKILPFAVRLASMCPRGCEGSVTSFLASALCLSQIVSAFLGVGLANLIGITSSNYSNLSSGILIQSLAALIPLCFLHFVPMSEPVIEKEGKRGISKRSRRNRRVGRVVDKEIVAYRRERESEETQR, via the exons ATGTTCTTTACATCGGAAGTGGTCGTAGAGTTCCTTACATCGCCATTGGAG GTCTTAGCATGGGGTTCAATGGGAATATTCCAAGGAGCTAGAGAAGTCCTTCCTTCTCTCATTGCGTTTGTCCTGCTAAGTAACCTTGGAGCATCCATCACCGAGGTTGCAAAAGACGCTCTTGTTGCGGAATATGGTCTGAGATACCGAATCAACGGTCTCCAGTCTTATGCGCTCATGGCTTCAGCAGCTGGTGGAGTCCTTGGAAACTTACTTGGAGGATATCTCTTACTCACAGCACCTCCTAAGTTCTCCTTTCTTGTTTTCAGTGGTTTGTTGGCTCTGCAGCTCGTTGTTTCTTTATCTTCCAAAGAAGAATCTTTCGACTTACCACGGATAGTAGAGACAAGCTCGGTTTTAGACAGTGTCAAGAAACAGTTATCAAATCTGACGCAAGCAATTCAGGCGGATGAGATCTCTCAGCCTTTGATTTGGGCAGCAGTATCCATTGCCATGGTCCCTCTTCTCTCAGGTTCAGTCTTCTGTTACCAAACTCAAGTTCTAAATCTAGAGCCTTCGGTTATAGGATCGTCGAAAGTTATTGGACAGTTGATGCTTCTTGGTCTAACCGTGGTCTATGATCGCTACTTGAAGACACTTCCCATGAGACCACTGATCCATATCATCCAACTCTCGTACGGTTTGTCCATTCTCCTCGACTTCATCTTGGTGAAGCAAATAAATCTACGGTTGGGAATCTCCAACGAGGTTTATGTGCTGTGTTTTTCCAGCTTGGCAGAGATCCTAGCACAGTTCAAGATCCTTCCCTTTGCAGTCAGATTAGCCAGTATGTGTCCACGAGGGTGTGAAGGATCAGTCACATCATTCCTTGCTTCAGCTCTGTGTCTATCACAGATAGTTAGCGCATTCCTAGGCGTGGGATTGGCTAATCTGATTGGTATAACATCAAGTAACTACTCAAACCTGTCTTCAGGGATTCTTATACAGTCCCTAGCAGCTTTGATACCTTTGTGCTTCCTACACTTTGTCCCAATGTCGGAACCTGTGATTGAGAAAGAAGGCAAGAGAGGTATAAGTAAAAGAAGCAGGAGAAACAGACGTGTTGGCAGAGTAGTAGATAAAGAAATCGTTGCGTATCGACGGGAAAGAGAATCAGAAGAAACACAAAGATAG